A region of Maridesulfovibrio sp. DNA encodes the following proteins:
- a CDS encoding STAS domain-containing protein, which yields MEISFKQIDEITIVKIESTELNHVVSHEFQRQINPIFEEKKFNIALDMESVDFMDSMGIGTLITLRNKLMKEKGNIAMFNISDRVKKIIDIAALHKVFALYGTEEEAVEGLKEKMLA from the coding sequence ATGGAAATCAGCTTTAAACAGATAGATGAAATAACTATTGTCAAAATTGAATCTACAGAACTGAACCACGTTGTCAGTCATGAGTTCCAGCGCCAGATCAATCCGATCTTTGAAGAAAAAAAATTCAATATAGCACTGGACATGGAAAGCGTTGATTTTATGGACAGCATGGGTATCGGCACTCTGATTACCCTGCGTAACAAGCTGATGAAAGAAAAAGGCAACATAGCCATGTTCAACATCAGTGACCGGGTTAAAAAAATTATTGATATCGCAGCACTGCATAAAGTTTTTGCACTTTACGGCACCGAAGAGGAAGCTGTGGAAGGCTTAAAAGAAAAAATGCTGGCCTAA
- a CDS encoding basic amino acid ABC transporter substrate-binding protein encodes MKKIIVALLLAVLAATPALAGKKVITIASDCTWPPMEFVNKDKQIVGFSVDLMKACAKAAGYEVKIKNVAWDGIFAGLAAGKYDAICSSVSINEKRKKVMDFAEPYFEVQQSVVTAKDVDADSLAAFKGKNVGAQIGTTGYFAIKGEESVIPKSYDEIGLAMEDLYNGRLAAVVCDDPIAADFALQQEEYSKKLKIAFVIKSDKAEYLGVAVKKGNKEVLDLINKGLAAVRADGTYDKIKAKWFGSN; translated from the coding sequence ATGAAGAAGATTATAGTTGCCCTGCTCTTGGCTGTTCTTGCCGCAACACCTGCTCTTGCCGGAAAAAAGGTGATCACCATTGCCTCTGATTGCACTTGGCCGCCCATGGAGTTTGTCAACAAAGATAAACAGATTGTCGGTTTTTCTGTTGACCTGATGAAAGCCTGTGCTAAGGCGGCTGGTTACGAAGTAAAAATCAAGAACGTTGCCTGGGACGGTATTTTTGCCGGTCTTGCAGCCGGAAAATATGATGCTATCTGTTCTTCTGTCTCCATTAACGAAAAACGTAAGAAAGTAATGGATTTCGCAGAACCATATTTTGAAGTTCAGCAGTCTGTTGTTACCGCCAAAGATGTTGACGCTGACAGTCTTGCCGCTTTCAAGGGCAAAAACGTCGGTGCCCAGATCGGTACAACCGGATATTTTGCCATTAAGGGTGAAGAAAGCGTAATCCCCAAATCTTATGATGAAATCGGTCTGGCTATGGAAGACCTTTACAATGGTCGTCTTGCTGCTGTTGTATGTGATGATCCCATTGCTGCAGACTTTGCACTGCAGCAGGAAGAGTATTCCAAGAAACTTAAAATCGCTTTTGTAATCAAAAGTGATAAAGCCGAGTATCTTGGTGTTGCTGTTAAAAAAGGCAACAAAGAAGTTCTTGATCTGATCAATAAAGGTCTTGCCGCTGTAAGGGCTGACGGTACCTATGATAAAATTAAAGCCAAGTGGTTCGGTAGCAATTAA
- a CDS encoding amino acid ABC transporter permease encodes MSGTSMRAPGRGRNYEIFWKTVFFIGLFTTMFGLYWATQQVDYVWRWERIPNYFYYEDEINTTATIEGSVTSIKQQGENAIVTVTGENHESKQYEVPASGLNVYEDDTVFVGDTIGVQKEWKPGVILDGLFVTLKVSAISIVFGILLGLFTGLARISQNPALKLSAITYIELIRGTPLLVQMFIWYFVLGTLVNNMLAKYDISQIPPLWFGIASLAIFAGAYVAEIVRAGIQSVHRGQMEAARSLGMSKYYAMKHIILPQAFRRILPPLAGQFISMIKDSSLLGVIAIRELTKGTREAVSTSLQPFELWFLCALLYLMLTFAFSMFVQYLEKKMVQR; translated from the coding sequence ATGAGTGGAACATCAATGAGAGCTCCCGGCAGAGGCCGGAACTACGAAATTTTCTGGAAGACTGTTTTTTTTATCGGCCTGTTTACCACCATGTTCGGACTTTACTGGGCAACACAGCAGGTTGATTATGTATGGCGATGGGAGCGCATTCCAAACTACTTCTATTACGAAGACGAAATTAATACTACTGCAACTATTGAAGGAAGTGTAACTTCCATAAAGCAACAGGGTGAAAATGCTATAGTTACAGTTACCGGCGAAAACCACGAATCGAAACAGTATGAAGTTCCTGCTTCCGGCTTGAATGTGTACGAAGACGACACTGTTTTTGTCGGCGACACCATCGGTGTACAAAAAGAATGGAAGCCCGGTGTAATCCTTGACGGTTTGTTCGTCACGCTTAAAGTCAGTGCCATTTCCATTGTCTTCGGCATCCTGCTGGGACTATTCACCGGACTGGCCCGAATATCACAGAACCCGGCCCTGAAGCTTTCCGCCATAACATATATCGAACTTATCCGCGGAACACCGCTGCTGGTCCAGATGTTCATCTGGTATTTTGTACTGGGAACACTAGTCAATAACATGCTTGCAAAGTATGATATTTCCCAGATTCCACCACTATGGTTCGGTATCGCTTCCCTTGCAATTTTCGCTGGAGCCTATGTTGCGGAAATTGTCCGCGCTGGAATCCAGTCGGTACATCGGGGACAGATGGAGGCGGCCCGTTCTCTGGGTATGTCTAAATACTACGCCATGAAACATATTATCCTGCCGCAGGCTTTCCGCAGAATCCTGCCTCCACTGGCAGGGCAGTTCATCAGTATGATCAAGGATTCATCCCTGCTGGGCGTAATTGCCATCAGGGAATTGACCAAAGGCACAAGGGAAGCGGTTTCAACAAGTCTGCAGCCGTTTGAGCTGTGGTTCCTTTGCGCCCTGCTCTACCTGATGCTGACTTTTGCATTCTCAATGTTTGTCCAGTATCTTGAAAAGAAAATGGTGCAGAGATAA
- a CDS encoding amino acid ABC transporter ATP-binding protein, whose protein sequence is MIEVQNIYKTFYVPHEVQALSNVSHTVNKGQVVVVIGPSGSGKSTFLRCLNRLEYADSGHIFIDGVDILSPNTNINKIREEVGMVFQSFNLFPHKTVLENLTIAQTVVRKRSKKEAGEIAMELLKKVGIHDKAGVYPTQLSGGQQQRVAIARSLAMEPKVLLFDEPTSALDPEMVGEVLDVMKTVAKEGMTMVVVTHEMGFAREVADEVVFMDQGMLIEKGDPEHFFTNPESDRTRAFLNQIL, encoded by the coding sequence ATGATAGAAGTACAGAATATATACAAAACATTTTATGTTCCCCATGAAGTTCAGGCTCTTTCCAATGTTTCTCACACAGTGAACAAAGGTCAGGTTGTGGTCGTTATCGGACCTTCCGGTTCCGGCAAATCAACCTTCCTGCGCTGCCTGAACAGACTTGAATATGCTGATTCAGGCCACATATTCATAGACGGTGTGGACATTCTCTCTCCCAATACGAATATCAACAAGATTCGCGAAGAGGTGGGCATGGTCTTCCAGTCCTTTAACCTTTTTCCGCACAAGACCGTACTGGAGAACCTTACTATCGCTCAGACTGTAGTTCGTAAAAGATCTAAAAAAGAGGCCGGGGAAATAGCTATGGAATTGCTGAAAAAAGTAGGCATCCACGATAAAGCGGGCGTATATCCCACCCAGCTTTCCGGCGGCCAGCAGCAGCGCGTAGCCATTGCCCGGTCACTGGCAATGGAACCCAAAGTTCTGCTTTTTGATGAACCCACCTCTGCCCTTGACCCGGAAATGGTCGGAGAAGTTCTGGACGTAATGAAGACCGTTGCAAAAGAAGGGATGACTATGGTTGTGGTTACCCATGAAATGGGTTTTGCCCGTGAAGTTGCGGACGAAGTTGTTTTCATGGACCAGGGGATGCTCATTGAAAAAGGCGATCCCGAACACTTTTTCACCAACCCTGAATCCGACAGAACTAGAGCTTTTCTGAATCAGATTCTGTAA
- a CDS encoding transporter substrate-binding domain-containing protein, translating into MKKICMMLIIVLALGFAATANAADIDLAKKSTLNSILKNGELRCGIASGYIPFQMTDKKGRIVGFEIDLAREMAKAMGVKFVPVNMEFDGIIPALLTDKIDIITAGMTVNQERNLQINFAEPFMVVGQTALVNKKLEGKIKSYKDLNKPEYTIVSKLGTTGEQAAKRFLPKAKYKSFDLETDAALEVLNGKADALIYDLPFNAIFMAEQGNGKIFFLDKPFTFEPLGWGIRKGDPDFLNFLGNFLHQIKNDGRYDRLYHKWFESTAWRKNIQ; encoded by the coding sequence ATGAAAAAAATTTGCATGATGCTGATCATAGTGCTGGCGCTGGGTTTTGCTGCCACTGCCAATGCAGCCGACATCGATCTGGCCAAAAAATCAACCCTTAACTCCATCCTGAAAAACGGGGAACTCCGCTGCGGCATCGCTTCCGGCTACATTCCCTTTCAGATGACTGATAAAAAAGGCCGTATCGTCGGTTTCGAAATAGACCTCGCCCGTGAAATGGCAAAAGCCATGGGTGTTAAATTTGTTCCGGTCAACATGGAATTCGACGGCATCATCCCCGCTCTCCTGACTGACAAAATCGACATCATCACCGCCGGTATGACCGTTAACCAGGAACGCAACCTGCAGATCAACTTTGCAGAGCCTTTCATGGTTGTAGGACAGACCGCTTTGGTTAACAAAAAACTTGAAGGCAAAATCAAGTCCTACAAAGACCTTAACAAGCCTGAATACACCATCGTTTCCAAGCTCGGCACCACCGGTGAACAAGCTGCAAAACGTTTCCTGCCCAAGGCAAAATACAAATCTTTCGACCTTGAGACCGACGCAGCCCTTGAAGTTCTCAACGGCAAAGCAGACGCTTTGATCTACGACCTGCCCTTCAACGCCATCTTCATGGCTGAGCAGGGCAACGGAAAAATCTTTTTCCTCGACAAACCCTTCACCTTCGAGCCCCTGGGCTGGGGTATCCGCAAGGGTGATCCCGACTTCTTGAACTTCCTCGGAAACTTCCTGCATCAGATCAAGAACGACGGACGTTATGACAGGCTCTACCACAAATGGTTCGAGAGCACTGCATGGCGTAAAAACATCCAGTAA
- a CDS encoding response regulator produces the protein MDEIPKILTIDDDESVRLSIAHYLEDSGYQVLQADNGHEGLKIFREQEPDVILLDLRMPEMDGLSVLRQLGQESPQTPVIVVSGTGSFEDVIATVRLGSWDYIPKPITDLTDLENAINRTRERARLMVENERYKEELERKIRERTEELQLMNKVLSEEISARKKSEAIVRASLSEKEVMLKEIHHRVKNNLQVISSLLSLQSGYTEDLEATTLLRECQHRVRSMSMLHEKLYRSADLSRIDMSEYAVTLISFLLRSYSADGKVRPTYNIKDIHMGIDSAIPCGLIINELVSNALTHAYTRETGGELKVSMHREDGRIKLEVSDNGIGLPENFTISESRTLGMTLVETLAQQLNGEVIFFNNKGATFQINFPG, from the coding sequence ATGGATGAAATTCCAAAAATCCTGACCATTGATGATGACGAAAGTGTCAGGCTTTCAATTGCCCACTACCTTGAGGACAGCGGGTATCAGGTTTTGCAGGCAGATAACGGTCATGAAGGACTTAAAATATTCAGGGAACAGGAACCTGATGTAATACTGCTGGACCTGAGAATGCCGGAAATGGATGGTCTCTCTGTTCTCAGACAACTAGGTCAGGAATCCCCCCAGACACCCGTTATTGTTGTTTCAGGCACAGGTTCATTCGAAGACGTCATCGCCACGGTCAGACTGGGATCCTGGGATTACATTCCCAAACCGATCACCGATCTTACTGATCTTGAAAATGCCATAAACCGTACCCGTGAAAGGGCGCGGCTGATGGTTGAAAATGAAAGGTACAAAGAAGAACTGGAACGTAAAATCCGTGAAAGGACCGAAGAACTGCAACTTATGAACAAAGTCCTTTCCGAAGAAATTTCCGCCCGCAAAAAATCCGAGGCAATTGTTCGGGCATCTCTATCAGAAAAAGAGGTAATGCTCAAAGAGATTCACCACCGGGTGAAAAACAACCTACAGGTAATTTCCAGCCTGCTCAGCCTGCAAAGCGGATATACGGAAGACCTTGAAGCAACAACCCTTCTGCGGGAATGCCAGCACAGGGTGCGTTCCATGTCCATGTTACACGAAAAGTTGTATCGGTCGGCCGACCTTTCCCGCATCGATATGAGTGAATACGCTGTGACCCTGATAAGCTTTCTGCTCCGCTCCTATTCAGCGGACGGCAAAGTCAGGCCGACTTATAATATTAAAGACATACATATGGGCATTGATTCCGCGATTCCCTGCGGCCTGATAATCAACGAACTTGTTTCGAACGCACTTACGCATGCTTACACGCGAGAGACTGGTGGCGAACTAAAAGTTTCCATGCACCGGGAGGATGGCCGCATCAAACTGGAGGTTTCTGATAACGGAATAGGACTTCCTGAAAATTTTACAATCAGCGAATCAAGAACACTGGGGATGACCCTTGTGGAAACACTTGCCCAGCAACTAAATGGGGAAGTAATTTTCTTTAATAACAAAGGGGCAACGTTTCAAATCAATTTTCCTGGATAA
- a CDS encoding RidA family protein — protein sequence MTVTTVNTENAPAAIGPYSQATIYNSQAFVSGQLGLSPETGEFVSEEVEGQARQALKNIKSILEACGSSMTKVICVDVFLTDMNDFAKVNSVYSEFFACHKPARAAVEVNALPKGGLVEIKCIAAV from the coding sequence ATGACCGTTACAACTGTTAATACCGAAAATGCGCCTGCCGCAATCGGTCCTTATTCACAAGCCACCATCTACAATTCACAGGCGTTTGTCAGCGGACAGCTCGGCCTTTCGCCTGAGACCGGCGAATTTGTTTCCGAGGAGGTAGAAGGACAGGCCCGCCAAGCTCTGAAAAACATCAAGTCCATTCTGGAAGCATGTGGCAGTTCCATGACCAAAGTAATCTGTGTTGACGTTTTCCTCACCGATATGAACGACTTTGCCAAGGTGAACAGCGTATACTCCGAGTTCTTTGCCTGCCACAAACCCGCACGGGCCGCTGTGGAAGTAAACGCACTCCCCAAAGGCGGACTCGTTGAAATTAAGTGTATCGCGGCTGTTTAA
- a CDS encoding nucleoside recognition domain-containing protein → MKFLKTIISTTLATVKDAARISLSLFKIMIPVVIAVKVLQELNLIGYLATPLAPIMKLVGLPGEMGLVWATALINNIYSGLIVFLSLAQDQPLTAAQATVLGTMLLVAHAMPVELRVVQSSGPKLGFQLLIRMGGAFLMGLILHLIYQNFDLLQGPANILLTPENSAIDKTLLQWAIGEIRNLISIFGIIFCLLSIMKILTKIRVIAAMDFLLRPFLTMMGIGSKASALTVVGLTMGLSYGGGMIIHETRSGRIDKKDVFYSLTLMSLCHSLIEDTLLLMMIGGHVSGLFWGRLIMSCLIVATLVQVTRFIPEKFSDKYLWGLPKQS, encoded by the coding sequence ATGAAATTCCTGAAAACTATCATCAGCACCACACTCGCTACAGTAAAAGATGCGGCCCGCATCAGCCTTAGTCTGTTCAAAATCATGATTCCGGTGGTAATTGCCGTTAAAGTTCTACAAGAGTTAAACCTTATAGGATACCTTGCAACACCGCTGGCTCCGATCATGAAACTGGTTGGGCTCCCCGGAGAGATGGGCCTTGTCTGGGCAACAGCTCTTATAAACAATATTTACAGTGGCTTAATAGTATTTTTAAGTCTTGCGCAAGACCAGCCGCTAACTGCCGCACAGGCTACTGTTCTCGGCACCATGCTCCTTGTGGCCCACGCCATGCCCGTTGAACTGCGGGTTGTCCAAAGTTCCGGCCCTAAGCTCGGTTTCCAACTGCTTATCCGCATGGGTGGAGCTTTCCTAATGGGGCTGATCCTGCACCTGATCTACCAGAATTTTGATCTGCTTCAAGGCCCGGCCAACATTCTGCTCACCCCGGAGAATTCAGCAATTGACAAGACTCTCCTGCAATGGGCCATAGGTGAAATACGCAACCTCATTTCCATCTTCGGTATCATATTCTGCCTGCTTTCGATAATGAAGATACTGACCAAAATCCGTGTCATCGCGGCCATGGATTTCCTGCTCCGCCCCTTTCTGACGATGATGGGGATCGGCTCCAAGGCCTCGGCATTGACTGTTGTCGGCCTTACTATGGGCCTTTCATACGGCGGTGGAATGATTATCCACGAGACCAGATCAGGACGCATAGACAAAAAAGACGTATTCTATTCCCTGACGCTGATGAGCCTTTGCCACAGCCTTATCGAAGACACCCTGCTTTTGATGATGATCGGCGGACACGTATCCGGTCTATTCTGGGGACGCTTGATAATGTCCTGTTTGATTGTTGCTACACTGGTACAGGTGACCAGATTCATCCCGGAAAAGTTTTCCGACAAATATTTATGGGGACTTCCCAAACAATCTTAA
- a CDS encoding PilZ domain-containing protein: MEKIRILLVAAPGDNRGVYINALKEFDIQFDVTESLHEIALSHSKVKYSGFLIDIPTLLRSSASDKSEANLLSDNFPVMRLSHKAGEGIRCIPTGKYSGHGSTLDEFFKDSCLNFTARSLRGTKRANKVLNVLLNRDINSAHSQMEKSVALNFSPEGCFLYSVSRWKKGDTLWIAIMELDDKAPIKAEVHWTVPWGTKLQMPGIGVNFLSLSDEQGDQIEAIIQAKKV; the protein is encoded by the coding sequence GTGGAGAAAATAAGAATCTTACTGGTCGCTGCTCCAGGTGACAATAGAGGGGTATACATCAATGCCTTGAAGGAGTTTGATATTCAGTTCGATGTTACCGAATCTCTCCATGAAATTGCTCTCAGTCATAGCAAGGTCAAGTATAGCGGATTTCTTATTGATATACCGACGCTTTTAAGATCTTCAGCTTCTGATAAATCTGAAGCCAATCTACTAAGCGATAATTTTCCTGTTATGCGTTTGAGCCATAAAGCCGGTGAAGGGATTCGTTGTATTCCGACCGGTAAATATTCCGGGCATGGCAGTACTCTGGACGAATTTTTCAAGGACAGCTGTCTTAACTTTACAGCAAGGTCTTTACGTGGCACCAAAAGAGCAAACAAGGTGTTGAACGTCCTGCTGAACAGAGACATTAATTCTGCGCACAGCCAGATGGAAAAGAGCGTAGCACTTAATTTTTCCCCTGAGGGGTGTTTTTTGTATTCCGTTTCAAGGTGGAAGAAAGGGGATACCTTATGGATTGCCATAATGGAATTGGACGACAAAGCTCCGATAAAAGCTGAAGTGCACTGGACGGTACCTTGGGGTACAAAGCTTCAGATGCCGGGGATAGGAGTTAATTTCTTGTCTTTATCCGATGAACAAGGTGATCAGATTGAAGCAATAATTCAGGCTAAGAAGGTGTAA